One stretch of Croceibacterium atlanticum DNA includes these proteins:
- a CDS encoding Rossmann-like and DUF2520 domain-containing protein, producing the protein MDCRGYRWGVKEKFPVGQVGIIGTGRVARALSCGLVRRGMGAPVLWGRSPDSCRAAASETGGHAEASLPALLARSDVIAIAVSDDAIAGIVRTIAQAPVQWQGKLVFHVSGGSGTNILAPLLALGAETAAIHPAMTFTGQPELESARMAGARFAITAAPEEATGRARAIVEALEGVPVMIDEDHRTLYHAALCHAANHLVTLLSGALDALRTAGVDDPASLLSPLVHAALDNVLASGFDALSGPVKRGDAGTIRDHLATLEKHAPALLPTYRAMAIATAEELARQDNEPAGTSLLLELLGGSADGSVSGLE; encoded by the coding sequence ATGGATTGCCGGGGCTATCGCTGGGGCGTGAAAGAGAAATTCCCCGTCGGACAGGTCGGGATCATCGGAACCGGCCGGGTGGCACGCGCGCTTTCCTGCGGGCTCGTGCGGCGCGGCATGGGCGCGCCTGTTCTCTGGGGCCGCTCGCCCGATAGCTGCAGGGCCGCCGCCAGTGAGACCGGAGGCCATGCCGAAGCCTCGCTTCCCGCTCTCCTCGCCCGATCCGATGTGATCGCCATCGCGGTGTCCGACGATGCCATCGCCGGGATCGTCCGGACGATTGCCCAGGCCCCGGTGCAATGGCAGGGCAAGCTGGTTTTTCACGTCAGCGGCGGCAGCGGAACGAATATTCTGGCGCCGCTGCTCGCCCTCGGGGCCGAAACCGCGGCGATCCATCCGGCGATGACCTTCACCGGCCAGCCGGAACTGGAAAGCGCGAGAATGGCAGGCGCCCGCTTTGCCATCACGGCCGCGCCGGAGGAAGCGACCGGCCGTGCCCGCGCGATTGTGGAGGCTCTGGAAGGTGTGCCGGTGATGATCGATGAAGATCACCGGACGCTGTATCATGCGGCCCTGTGCCATGCGGCAAACCACCTCGTCACACTTCTGAGCGGGGCGTTGGATGCGCTCAGAACGGCCGGAGTGGACGATCCGGCCAGCCTGCTTTCCCCGCTCGTTCACGCTGCCCTGGACAATGTGCTGGCCAGCGGTTTCGACGCGCTTTCAGGCCCCGTGAAGCGCGGAGATGCAGGCACGATCCGCGATCACCTGGCGACACTGGAAAAACACGCCCCGGCCCTGCTCCCGACATACCGAGCCATGGCCATCGCCACCGCCGAAGAGCTTGCAAGACAGGACAACGAGCCAGCAGGCACCTCGCTGCTGCTGGAATT
- a CDS encoding DUF3175 domain-containing protein encodes MTEKWSQNVTEGSDSLDLEEGVFTWKDPKDIARSLKRSAEQSKRRKGTPLQSAMSMLTFYINRAGGNLSKADREKLERAKDELRALFGKN; translated from the coding sequence ATGACGGAAAAATGGTCTCAAAACGTTACCGAAGGTTCGGACTCGCTGGATCTGGAAGAGGGCGTTTTCACCTGGAAAGATCCGAAGGACATCGCCAGATCGCTCAAACGGTCTGCCGAACAGAGCAAACGGCGCAAGGGAACGCCGCTGCAATCGGCAATGAGCATGCTGACTTTCTACATCAACCGCGCCGGCGGCAATCTGTCGAAAGCAGACAGGGAAAAGCTGGAACGGGCAAAGGATGAATTGCGCGCCCTGTTCGGCAAGAACTGA
- a CDS encoding flavodoxin family protein, with product MSDLTAIALNATLKKSGGDKSSTDAMIAVLEEKLQKQGVKLAETIRLADHDMKPGVTSDEGKGDDWPELRKKILAHDILIFGTPIWMGQMSSIAKRALERMDAFTGETDENGRMPSYSKVAIAAIVGNEDGAHCVSASLFQALNDTGWTVPAVAACYWVGEAMGSTDFKDLSKVPDKTAQTAEMVASNAAHLAGLLKKSPYPG from the coding sequence ATGTCGGATCTTACCGCGATCGCGCTGAACGCAACGCTGAAGAAAAGCGGAGGGGACAAGTCATCGACCGATGCGATGATTGCCGTCCTGGAAGAGAAACTGCAAAAACAGGGCGTGAAGCTGGCGGAAACCATTCGGCTGGCCGATCATGACATGAAACCCGGCGTAACATCGGATGAAGGGAAGGGGGATGACTGGCCCGAATTGCGCAAGAAGATCCTCGCCCATGACATCCTGATATTCGGCACGCCCATCTGGATGGGGCAAATGTCCAGTATCGCGAAACGGGCGCTGGAACGGATGGATGCTTTTACCGGCGAAACCGATGAGAACGGCCGTATGCCCAGCTATTCGAAAGTCGCCATCGCCGCGATCGTGGGCAATGAAGACGGCGCGCATTGCGTATCGGCCAGCCTGTTTCAGGCGCTGAACGACACGGGATGGACCGTGCCCGCCGTGGCGGCCTGCTACTGGGTCGGGGAAGCCATGGGCTCAACCGATTTCAAGGATCTTTCCAAAGTTCCGGACAAGACCGCCCAGACAGCCGAAATGGTGGCGTCCAATGCCGCCCATCTCGCAGGCCTGCTGAAGAAGAGCCCCTATCCGGGATGA
- a CDS encoding CinA family protein has protein sequence MSRNRTIADLVDQLGEARCSDGPSLAVVESCTGGMFCSSLVANPDVSGALERGFVVYSNEAKCDLLGLDRAEVEACEGVSPELADKMAQAGLDRSRADISISITGFAGPQENDEEVGLVHIALAKRETAGERQTCHFGDIGRRAVCEESVAAALKLLLANIRRD, from the coding sequence ATGAGCCGGAACAGAACCATTGCCGATCTGGTGGACCAGCTGGGCGAAGCCCGCTGTTCGGATGGTCCCAGCCTTGCCGTGGTGGAAAGCTGCACCGGCGGCATGTTCTGTTCCTCCCTTGTCGCGAACCCGGATGTGAGCGGCGCCCTGGAACGCGGCTTTGTCGTCTATTCGAACGAGGCGAAATGCGATTTGCTGGGGCTGGACCGCGCGGAGGTGGAGGCTTGCGAAGGTGTCAGCCCCGAACTGGCGGACAAGATGGCGCAGGCCGGGCTGGATCGCAGCCGCGCCGATATCAGCATTTCGATTACCGGCTTTGCCGGCCCGCAGGAGAATGACGAGGAAGTCGGGCTGGTGCATATCGCCCTTGCGAAACGGGAAACGGCAGGAGAGCGGCAGACATGCCATTTCGGTGACATCGGGCGCCGGGCCGTCTGCGAAGAATCCGTGGCGGCCGCGCTGAAACTGTTGCTGGCGAATATTCGCCGCGATTGA
- a CDS encoding xanthine dehydrogenase family protein molybdopterin-binding subunit, translated as MSVRLKQDKPDTRNILDKTQQKVIGKPVSRPDGIAKTTGTAPYAAEYAIENCAEGVLVTAPFTRGEVTGIDASSVMDMPGVIAVIDDDRLTARPAQGTAAKAPAQPARKVGYFGQPIALVVAENFEQARDAARHLKVQYRADALSDVPLDPENAGAESQGGTRQGDLAHAMKIAAHNVDVTYRTHGHSSAAMEPHAAIAQWDGQRLTVHASLQMLKFNIAELADCLGLEEDDIRLLAPYVGGGFGSKLGISQETVAASIAAMALQRPVRVVLSRQQVLQCVMRRSETRQRLRLACDEDGRLIGFGHEARVSNLPGESFAEPVLQSSEFLYAGENRHLELELARIHRMTAGSVRAPGEAVGMPALEAAMDVLAEKADIDPVELRLRNLPEKHPASGLPFSSRKYAECLQEGARAFGWEKGGWQKGPRRPRQKKEGEWWIGTGMAGAARVHNVMEAKARVLLQPDATAVVQTDMTDIGTGSYAILRQVAAEMLGLEPEKVLVELGDTDFPRASGSGGSWGASSAGSAVFVACEDLRGRIAKLAGTSAEEISLKDGIASWHGGSLPLDQLLDGKQLEAEGHYQPGDITDDFTAAGYGAFFAEVRVNDFTGEARVNRMLGAFGFGRVLNEKTARSQCLGGITWSIGAALTEALLFDPVDGHLANCDLAEYHVPVHRDVPDLDVLMIEERDPVASPIQAKGIGELGMCGGAAAIANAIYNACGARLFEFPMTPDKVLAGLPD; from the coding sequence ATGAGCGTCCGGTTGAAGCAGGACAAGCCCGATACGCGCAACATATTGGACAAGACGCAGCAGAAGGTGATCGGCAAGCCGGTTTCCCGGCCGGACGGAATTGCCAAGACAACCGGAACCGCACCTTACGCTGCTGAATATGCCATCGAAAACTGCGCGGAAGGGGTGCTGGTGACGGCCCCGTTCACCCGCGGTGAAGTGACCGGTATCGACGCATCTTCGGTCATGGACATGCCCGGCGTGATCGCCGTGATCGATGATGACCGCCTGACCGCGCGCCCGGCCCAGGGAACGGCTGCCAAAGCGCCGGCCCAACCGGCAAGGAAGGTGGGCTATTTCGGGCAGCCGATCGCTCTTGTCGTGGCGGAAAACTTTGAACAGGCGCGCGATGCGGCCCGGCATCTGAAGGTGCAATACCGGGCAGATGCGCTGTCTGACGTGCCGCTGGATCCGGAAAATGCTGGCGCTGAATCGCAAGGCGGCACCAGGCAGGGCGATCTCGCCCATGCGATGAAGATCGCGGCCCATAATGTCGATGTGACCTATCGCACGCATGGGCATTCCAGCGCCGCGATGGAGCCCCACGCCGCCATCGCCCAATGGGATGGGCAGCGCCTGACCGTGCACGCTTCGCTGCAAATGCTCAAATTCAACATTGCCGAACTGGCCGATTGCCTGGGCCTGGAGGAAGACGATATCCGGTTGCTGGCGCCCTATGTCGGCGGCGGTTTCGGATCGAAGCTGGGCATCAGCCAGGAAACCGTTGCCGCATCGATTGCTGCGATGGCGCTGCAGAGGCCCGTTCGCGTGGTCTTGAGCCGGCAACAGGTGCTGCAATGCGTGATGCGCCGGTCCGAAACACGCCAGCGGTTGAGGCTGGCCTGCGATGAGGACGGGCGGTTGATCGGCTTCGGCCATGAAGCGCGCGTTTCAAACCTTCCGGGCGAATCCTTTGCCGAACCCGTGCTGCAATCCAGCGAATTCCTCTATGCCGGGGAGAACCGGCATCTTGAACTGGAACTGGCCCGTATTCACCGGATGACCGCCGGTTCCGTCCGCGCCCCTGGCGAAGCGGTGGGAATGCCTGCCCTGGAAGCCGCGATGGATGTGCTTGCCGAAAAGGCAGATATCGATCCGGTGGAATTGCGGCTGCGGAACCTGCCGGAAAAACACCCGGCCAGCGGCCTGCCATTCTCTTCCCGCAAATATGCCGAATGCCTGCAGGAAGGCGCCAGGGCGTTCGGGTGGGAGAAGGGCGGATGGCAGAAGGGGCCGCGCCGCCCACGGCAGAAGAAAGAGGGCGAATGGTGGATCGGCACAGGCATGGCCGGTGCCGCGCGTGTGCACAATGTGATGGAAGCGAAGGCCCGCGTTCTCCTCCAGCCCGATGCCACTGCCGTCGTCCAGACGGACATGACGGATATCGGCACGGGCAGCTATGCCATATTGCGGCAGGTCGCGGCGGAAATGCTTGGGTTGGAGCCGGAAAAAGTGCTGGTCGAACTGGGCGATACGGATTTTCCGCGCGCTTCGGGTTCGGGCGGCAGCTGGGGCGCATCCTCTGCCGGATCGGCCGTGTTCGTGGCGTGCGAGGATCTGCGCGGCCGGATCGCGAAGCTTGCCGGAACATCAGCCGAAGAGATTTCGCTGAAAGACGGCATTGCGAGCTGGCACGGCGGCAGCCTTCCGCTGGATCAATTGCTGGATGGCAAACAGCTGGAGGCCGAAGGGCATTACCAGCCAGGCGATATTACCGATGATTTCACGGCCGCAGGATATGGTGCATTCTTTGCCGAAGTCCGGGTGAATGATTTTACGGGCGAGGCACGGGTCAACCGGATGCTGGGGGCCTTCGGCTTCGGGCGCGTCCTCAACGAAAAGACCGCCCGATCGCAATGTCTTGGGGGCATCACCTGGAGCATCGGCGCTGCGCTGACAGAGGCGCTTCTGTTCGATCCCGTGGATGGCCATCTGGCGAATTGCGATCTGGCGGAATATCACGTCCCCGTGCACCGGGATGTTCCCGATCTCGACGTCTTGATGATCGAGGAACGGGATCCGGTGGCCAGTCCGATCCAGGCCAAGGGCATTGGCGAACTGGGCATGTGCGGCGGGGCGGCTGCCATCGCCAATGCGATCTACAATGCATGCGGTGCGCGCCTGTTCGAATTTCCCATGACGCCCGACAAGGTTCTGGCCGGCTTGCCGGACTGA
- a CDS encoding FAD binding domain-containing protein yields the protein MRPFDYQPARRLEHAAQLCGEENTRALAGGTNLIDLMKLQVETPRTLVGIERLPMAEIEDLPNGGLRIGANATNTAVAVHPRIRADYPVLSRAILAGATQQLRNKATTAGNLCQRTRCYYFTNVDQPCNKREPGSGCGAIDGISRNHAILGTSDRCIATYPGDMAVAMAALNAMVEIANAEGERKVIPVRDFHRLPSDTPWRDNKLSPGEIITGVTLPPPTGGTQLYRKVRERSSYAFALVSVAAIVTMENGKIGRAELAFGGLAHKPWHDPRIGQLLTGQAPAASLFDEAAHLLLEDARTHGGNDFKIKLARRTLAAVLAEATGAEE from the coding sequence ATGAGGCCGTTCGATTATCAGCCGGCCCGGCGCCTGGAACATGCAGCGCAGCTTTGCGGTGAAGAAAATACGCGGGCGCTGGCAGGCGGGACCAATCTGATCGACCTGATGAAGCTGCAGGTGGAAACGCCGCGGACGCTGGTTGGCATCGAAAGATTGCCGATGGCCGAAATAGAGGATCTGCCGAATGGCGGCCTGAGGATCGGCGCAAATGCCACGAATACGGCAGTAGCGGTCCACCCGAGGATCCGCGCGGATTATCCGGTGCTTTCACGGGCGATCCTTGCCGGAGCCACCCAGCAATTGCGCAACAAGGCGACCACTGCGGGCAATCTGTGCCAGCGCACGCGCTGTTATTATTTTACCAATGTGGACCAGCCCTGCAACAAGCGGGAACCCGGATCGGGTTGCGGGGCGATTGACGGGATTTCGCGCAATCACGCGATATTGGGGACCAGCGATCGGTGCATCGCCACCTATCCCGGCGACATGGCAGTGGCGATGGCGGCGCTGAACGCGATGGTCGAAATCGCGAATGCGGAAGGTGAGCGCAAAGTCATCCCGGTGCGGGATTTCCACCGCCTGCCGAGCGATACACCGTGGCGCGACAATAAACTTTCGCCGGGCGAGATCATTACCGGCGTAACGCTGCCCCCGCCAACTGGCGGAACCCAGCTTTACCGGAAGGTTCGCGAACGGTCGTCCTACGCATTTGCGCTGGTTTCCGTGGCGGCGATCGTGACGATGGAGAACGGGAAGATAGGGCGGGCGGAACTGGCCTTTGGCGGATTGGCGCACAAGCCCTGGCACGATCCGCGCATCGGGCAATTGCTGACCGGACAAGCGCCAGCCGCATCGCTGTTCGATGAAGCGGCGCACCTGCTGCTGGAAGATGCCCGCACCCATGGCGGCAATGATTTCAAGATCAAGCTGGCGCGCCGCACCCTTGCAGCCGTGCTGGCAGAAGCGACGGGAGCGGAAGAATGA
- a CDS encoding 2Fe-2S iron-sulfur cluster-binding protein, which produces MPITINDQTHELPDDPRVSLLDFLRHHLGLTGSKKGCDHGQCGACTVLVNGMRINSCLSLAVTHDGDSVTTIEGLGTPAQPSALQQAFVDHDGYQCGYCTPGQICSATAMLQELANDWPSDASESLTGPVEINGEELRERMSGNICRCGAYANIIAAIRHASEGERA; this is translated from the coding sequence TTGCCAATCACCATCAACGATCAGACCCATGAACTGCCGGATGATCCGCGTGTCAGCCTGCTCGATTTCCTGCGGCACCATCTTGGGCTGACAGGATCGAAAAAGGGATGCGATCATGGCCAGTGCGGGGCCTGCACCGTGCTGGTGAACGGAATGCGCATCAATAGCTGCCTGTCCCTGGCCGTGACCCATGATGGCGACAGCGTCACCACGATCGAAGGGCTGGGCACGCCGGCGCAACCTTCTGCCCTGCAGCAGGCCTTTGTGGATCATGATGGATACCAGTGCGGATATTGCACGCCGGGCCAGATCTGTTCAGCCACCGCCATGTTGCAGGAACTGGCGAATGACTGGCCCAGCGATGCAAGTGAAAGCCTGACCGGACCCGTCGAAATCAACGGGGAGGAGCTTCGCGAACGGATGAGCGGCAATATCTGCCGCTGCGGGGCCTATGCCAATATCATCGCCGCGATCCGCCACGCGTCGGAAGGGGAGCGGGCATGA
- a CDS encoding DUF1989 domain-containing protein: protein MPIQGSPQRVEPRSGTSFTLETGDELTIIDPLGGQVSDLVAFSAEDRREALSNGRTFDYEETIRLSRGDFLWSNRSRKMLEIVEDTAGSHDFLLTPCSVDTFTHFYPDKPVHRGCFGNLAEALAPYGIEEADIPTAFNVFMNVPVNAVTGKIEVKPPVTRAGDLIRFRARMPLVIGMTACSAYASNGGSFKPIDYHVQRASA, encoded by the coding sequence GTGCCCATTCAAGGATCCCCGCAGCGGGTCGAACCGAGAAGCGGAACGTCATTCACGCTCGAAACCGGGGACGAGCTGACCATCATCGATCCGCTGGGCGGGCAGGTGAGCGATCTGGTTGCCTTTTCGGCGGAGGATCGGCGCGAAGCGCTCTCCAACGGGCGCACCTTCGATTATGAAGAGACGATCAGGCTGAGCCGGGGGGATTTCCTCTGGTCAAATCGCTCTCGCAAGATGCTGGAGATCGTGGAGGATACGGCGGGCAGCCACGATTTCCTGCTGACGCCGTGTTCGGTCGATACGTTCACCCATTTCTATCCCGACAAGCCCGTTCATCGCGGATGCTTCGGCAATCTGGCGGAAGCGCTCGCGCCTTATGGGATAGAGGAGGCAGACATACCCACGGCCTTCAACGTGTTCATGAATGTGCCGGTCAACGCCGTCACCGGTAAGATCGAGGTCAAGCCGCCCGTAACGCGGGCGGGCGACCTGATCCGGTTCCGCGCCCGGATGCCGCTGGTGATCGGGATGACGGCCTGTTCGGCCTATGCCTCCAACGGGGGCAGCTTCAAGCCGATCGATTATCACGTGCAGCGGGCAAGCGCCTGA
- the gntA gene encoding guanitoxin biosynthesis heme-dependent pre-guanitoxin N-hydroxylase GntA, producing the protein MLLDLDAAALDESLRRHVAEPDFPCLGAKSAAARGKLRVEAAWSITSAWDDVRIHDELIEWSYAYASDPEGLRSFAVVFSGPTDLDEEAFEKAMWERLQSLADKDAWRGQPYNPGVVSDPGNSHFSLSFGQQAYFVVGLHPNASRPARRTPHPTLVFNLHDQFERLRHEEKYERMRERILDRDLKLAGTPNPMLARHGEGSEARQYSGRIVGEDWKCPFKDPRSGSNREAERHSRSKPGTS; encoded by the coding sequence ATGTTGCTGGATCTGGACGCTGCGGCGCTGGATGAAAGCCTGCGCCGCCATGTCGCCGAACCGGATTTCCCCTGCCTTGGTGCGAAATCGGCCGCGGCGCGCGGTAAATTGCGGGTGGAAGCGGCCTGGTCGATCACCAGCGCCTGGGATGATGTGCGCATCCATGACGAGCTGATCGAATGGAGTTATGCCTATGCATCCGACCCGGAAGGATTGCGCAGTTTCGCGGTGGTTTTTTCCGGCCCCACCGATCTTGACGAAGAAGCCTTTGAAAAGGCGATGTGGGAACGGCTGCAATCGCTGGCGGACAAGGATGCGTGGCGCGGGCAGCCTTACAATCCCGGCGTGGTGAGCGATCCGGGCAACAGCCATTTCTCGCTCAGCTTCGGTCAGCAGGCCTATTTCGTTGTCGGTCTGCATCCCAATGCCTCGCGCCCGGCCCGCCGCACCCCGCATCCCACGCTGGTATTCAACCTGCATGATCAGTTCGAACGGCTGCGCCATGAAGAGAAATACGAACGGATGCGCGAACGCATTCTGGACCGCGATCTGAAGCTGGCGGGAACGCCCAACCCGATGCTCGCCCGGCATGGGGAGGGCAGCGAAGCGCGGCAATATAGTGGACGCATCGTAGGAGAAGACTGGAAGTGCCCATTCAAGGATCCCCGCAGCGGGTCGAACCGAGAAGCGGAACGTCATTCACGCTCGAAACCGGGGACGAGCTGA
- a CDS encoding YgaP family membrane protein: MFQINVGGIDRVLRIAIGVMLLSLAFVGPQTPLGLIGIIPLVTGIFRMCPIYSLFGITTCRKPK; this comes from the coding sequence ATGTTCCAGATCAATGTCGGCGGGATCGACCGCGTATTGCGCATCGCCATTGGCGTTATGCTGCTGTCCCTTGCCTTTGTCGGCCCGCAGACCCCGCTGGGCCTGATCGGCATCATCCCGCTGGTAACGGGCATTTTCCGCATGTGCCCGATCTATTCCCTGTTCGGCATCACGACCTGCAGGAAACCGAAATAG
- a CDS encoding polysaccharide pyruvyl transferase family protein, with amino-acid sequence MKKIIITGIQMRNKGSQAMFLSLYSALRRLYKDCEVIGFAFKTDSPEQYAFKLLPHDDYTRLVFKYRLNNIPFLTPFLTRFAGMVRKTDKWNGKIAEMDKALREADLVLDASGYTLGSGWSKKGGAQLLDTIRTARRYNKKIVLMPQSFGPFDWGEDDDAQFLEEVKRELAYCSKIYARETEGYECLKSLGLDNVELSADLVIREEAFPKASEIFVSGKSQDIDYPERGSVGFIVNENLFRIGDPASVRRLYAQMLDKLVEKGEKVYFLNTSTADLKLTEEILSETQNRDKVSVITGDYSSPELIDMISRFKYVVASRYHSIVFAYRSGVPAIIFGWAVKYTDLAAHFGQQDYVFDVRNPSLEQLIKKIDEMGERHQQESQLIKQRLDVMQSSSVVRSALDELGLGAEVKVEFKPTQKSRAQTKSMIPSV; translated from the coding sequence ATGAAAAAAATCATCATCACCGGCATCCAGATGAGGAACAAGGGCTCGCAGGCCATGTTCCTCTCGCTTTATTCCGCCTTGCGGAGGCTCTACAAGGATTGCGAGGTTATCGGCTTCGCCTTCAAGACGGATTCGCCTGAACAATATGCCTTCAAGCTCTTGCCTCATGATGATTATACTCGTCTTGTATTCAAGTATCGCCTGAACAATATTCCATTTCTCACTCCTTTTCTTACCCGCTTCGCGGGGATGGTGAGAAAAACCGACAAATGGAACGGCAAGATCGCGGAAATGGACAAGGCGCTGCGCGAAGCAGATCTTGTTCTGGACGCCAGCGGCTACACGCTCGGTTCGGGCTGGAGCAAGAAGGGCGGCGCCCAACTTCTCGACACGATCAGGACCGCCAGGCGCTACAACAAGAAGATAGTGCTCATGCCTCAGAGCTTTGGCCCGTTCGACTGGGGCGAAGACGATGATGCGCAGTTCCTTGAAGAGGTCAAACGGGAACTGGCCTATTGTTCAAAGATATATGCCCGCGAAACAGAGGGTTATGAATGCCTGAAGTCCCTCGGCCTCGACAATGTCGAATTGTCTGCTGACCTGGTTATCAGGGAGGAGGCATTTCCGAAGGCAAGCGAGATTTTCGTTTCCGGCAAGTCCCAGGACATCGACTATCCCGAGCGAGGCTCTGTCGGTTTTATCGTCAATGAAAACCTCTTCAGGATCGGCGATCCGGCATCGGTTCGCAGGCTTTATGCGCAAATGCTCGACAAGCTGGTAGAGAAGGGCGAGAAAGTATATTTCCTGAATACATCGACGGCAGACCTCAAGCTTACGGAAGAAATACTGAGCGAAACCCAAAACAGGGACAAGGTCAGCGTCATAACCGGCGACTATTCGAGCCCAGAGCTTATCGACATGATAAGCCGGTTCAAATATGTTGTCGCCTCACGGTATCATTCGATTGTTTTCGCCTACAGAAGCGGCGTCCCCGCCATCATATTCGGATGGGCGGTCAAATATACCGATCTGGCGGCGCATTTCGGACAGCAGGACTACGTCTTTGACGTTAGAAATCCGAGCCTGGAACAGCTCATCAAGAAAATTGATGAAATGGGCGAAAGGCATCAGCAGGAATCGCAGCTGATCAAGCAGCGACTGGACGTCATGCAGTCGAGTTCGGTTGTGAGAAGCGCGCTGGACGAATTGGGGCTTGGGGCCGAGGTAAAAGTGGAATTCAAGCCCACTCAAAAGAGCAGGGCTCAAACGAAATCCATGATTCCGTCAGTATAA
- a CDS encoding sulfotransferase family protein: MALQFSDIDFLIIGAGKSATTWLQTQLQADPAVYMVDPELHYFSREYHRGDDWYLSQFSEEGIGKVVGEKSNSYMDEPEGAARIHRVLPDVKLIAQLRDPVERAYSHYCMFFRRGAVGPDIENYLDPSRSRNDRLLNIGNYAAHLRNYIDLFGREKLLILFFEGVAADPEGQMSRVRTHLGLPPRPLATAARSIVKDKTSRRVPGHMRRRLAWMKPIVRPLRGTSAFEAIRGSFVQEIRYPPLTDELRERLNDYYAPSIEALEEMSGQSLGHWCRQMACAD; this comes from the coding sequence TTGGCTCTGCAATTCAGCGACATTGACTTCCTCATCATCGGTGCCGGAAAATCGGCCACGACCTGGCTGCAGACGCAGCTGCAGGCGGATCCAGCGGTCTATATGGTCGACCCGGAGCTTCACTATTTCTCGAGGGAGTACCATCGGGGGGATGACTGGTACCTGTCGCAATTCAGCGAAGAAGGTATCGGAAAAGTCGTGGGCGAGAAGTCCAATTCCTATATGGACGAGCCCGAGGGTGCGGCCCGCATCCATCGCGTCCTGCCCGATGTGAAGCTGATCGCGCAGCTTCGCGACCCCGTCGAACGGGCCTATTCCCATTATTGCATGTTTTTCCGCCGCGGTGCGGTCGGGCCGGATATCGAAAACTACCTCGATCCCTCCAGGTCCAGGAACGACCGGCTTCTGAATATCGGGAATTATGCCGCACACCTGCGCAACTACATCGACCTTTTTGGCCGCGAAAAGCTGCTGATCCTGTTTTTCGAAGGTGTGGCAGCCGACCCCGAAGGGCAGATGTCCCGCGTGCGAACCCATCTGGGTTTGCCGCCGCGCCCGCTTGCAACTGCGGCACGCAGTATAGTGAAGGACAAGACATCGCGGCGCGTGCCTGGGCACATGCGCCGGCGCCTTGCCTGGATGAAGCCCATAGTGCGCCCTCTGCGCGGCACATCCGCGTTCGAGGCAATCCGCGGATCATTTGTGCAAGAAATCCGGTATCCTCCGCTGACCGACGAACTGCGAGAGCGCCTGAACGACTATTACGCGCCATCCATCGAGGCGCTGGAAGAAATGAGCGGCCAGTCGCTCGGTCACTGGTGCAGGCAGATGGCTTGCGCAGACTGA